From one Bacteroides eggerthii genomic stretch:
- a CDS encoding ThiF family adenylyltransferase — MEDWQQRTRILLGEDKMKRLQQAHVLVVGLGGVGAYAAEMICRAGVGRMTIVDADTVQATNINRQLPALHSTIGKEKSAVLAARFKDINPDIQLRVLPVFLKDGNIPELLDAAQYDFVVDAIDTLAPKCHLIAEALKRHIKIVSSMGAGAKSDITQVRFADIWDTYHCGLSKAVRKRLQKLGIKRKFPVVFSTEQADPKAVLLTEDEQNKKSTCGTVSYMPAVFGCYLAEYVIKRL; from the coding sequence GTGGAAGATTGGCAACAAAGAACCCGGATTTTGCTGGGAGAGGATAAAATGAAACGGCTGCAACAAGCGCATGTGTTGGTGGTAGGTCTCGGCGGTGTAGGTGCCTACGCAGCTGAAATGATATGTCGTGCGGGGGTAGGACGGATGACGATTGTGGATGCAGATACTGTGCAGGCTACTAATATAAATAGGCAGCTCCCCGCTTTACATTCCACGATCGGAAAAGAGAAGTCTGCAGTTTTGGCTGCACGTTTCAAGGATATCAATCCGGATATACAACTGAGGGTATTGCCGGTATTCCTGAAAGACGGGAATATACCCGAACTGCTTGATGCCGCGCAATATGATTTTGTGGTAGATGCCATTGATACGCTTGCTCCTAAATGCCACCTGATAGCGGAAGCACTGAAACGTCATATTAAGATTGTGTCGAGCATGGGAGCGGGGGCAAAAAGTGATATTACGCAGGTGCGCTTTGCCGACATATGGGATACGTATCATTGCGGATTGAGCAAAGCGGTGAGAAAACGCTTACAGAAGTTGGGGATCAAGCGCAAGTTTCCGGTTGTGTTCAGTACCGAGCAGGCGGATCCGAAGGCTGTGTTGCTGACGGAAGATGAACAGAATAAGAAGTCCACTTGCGGAACTGTGAGCTATATGCCGGCTGTATTCGGATGTTACCTTGCGGAATATGTTATTAAGAGATTGTAA
- a CDS encoding ABC transporter ATP-binding protein → MIRLEGITKSFGGLQVLRGIDLEIEKGEVVSIVGPSGAGKTTLLQIMGTLDMPDKGSVMIDGTLVNHLKEKELSAFRNKHIGFVFQFHQLLPEFTALENVMIPAFIAGMGQQEAKAAANEILEFMGLAERASHKPNELSGGEKQRVAVARALINHPAVVLADEPSGSLDTHNKEELHQLFFDLRNRLGQTFVIVTHDEGLAQITDRTIHLKDGEVCNY, encoded by the coding sequence ATGATACGCTTAGAAGGAATAACCAAAAGTTTCGGTGGTTTGCAGGTATTGCGAGGTATCGACCTGGAGATAGAAAAAGGGGAGGTTGTCAGCATTGTCGGGCCCAGCGGCGCCGGAAAGACTACCTTATTGCAGATTATGGGTACGCTGGATATGCCTGATAAAGGTTCGGTAATGATTGACGGTACATTAGTGAATCATCTGAAGGAAAAAGAGCTCTCTGCATTCCGTAACAAACATATAGGCTTTGTCTTTCAATTTCATCAGCTATTGCCGGAGTTCACTGCTTTGGAGAATGTGATGATACCTGCTTTTATTGCCGGTATGGGGCAGCAGGAAGCAAAGGCGGCCGCTAACGAAATATTGGAGTTCATGGGATTGGCGGAACGCGCCTCGCATAAACCCAATGAACTGTCTGGTGGTGAGAAACAACGTGTGGCAGTTGCCCGTGCACTGATTAATCATCCGGCGGTAGTGCTGGCAGATGAACCGTCCGGAAGTTTGGATACGCATAATAAGGAGGAGTTGCATCAACTGTTTTTTGATTTGCGCAACCGTTTGGGACAGACATTCGTTATTGTAACGCATGATGAAGGGTTGGCGCAAATTACCGACCGCACCATTCATTTGAAGGATGGCGAGGTTTGCAACTACTGA
- a CDS encoding glycoside hydrolase family 10 protein — MKYLKYITLVALLAFAVSCSKDDDGENMPPEPTPPVEKPEPQAVTLPQKELRGAWITTVWGIDWPMEDYNAATQQKKYTDYLDLLVANNMNAVFFQIRGMADAFYESQYESWSKNITGTAGKNPGYDVLGFLVEEAHKRGLQFHAWMNPYRISTRASKNSSFAELDTKIPVAWTKDYNKIRIYNPAMPEVQTRIMDIVKEIITKYDVDGIHMDDYFYPSLEEGESMNDNAEYEKYGKDKFKSIEEFRRNNVDVVIQNIQKVIIDTKPGVIFSVSPAANIDNNYSKLFADVRKWLKEGWVDVIIPQLYFATGTGKNSFNQFLDQWMQYVNQTHCLIGYGIYKFGSTDPDYGNAFHSSADLKSQFEYASKKSKVNGSVLYSIKDMVANKVGIGTAIKEIYKKKTVIPYLGRTEAKLPSTPVKVRTDGGNLSWEAVSGAYYAVYKSNGEGKLATLVGTTRETSFKLPGKGTYCVTALDKANAESRISELVTY; from the coding sequence ATGAAATACTTAAAATATATAACTCTGGTTGCTCTTCTTGCATTTGCCGTCTCTTGTAGCAAGGACGACGATGGAGAGAATATGCCTCCGGAGCCCACACCACCGGTAGAAAAACCTGAACCGCAGGCTGTAACCTTACCCCAAAAAGAATTGCGCGGTGCATGGATCACTACCGTATGGGGCATTGACTGGCCGATGGAAGATTACAATGCCGCTACTCAGCAAAAGAAATATACGGATTATTTGGATTTGTTGGTTGCCAATAACATGAATGCTGTATTCTTCCAGATACGCGGAATGGCGGATGCCTTTTACGAGTCGCAGTATGAGTCGTGGAGTAAGAACATAACCGGTACTGCCGGAAAAAATCCGGGCTATGATGTTTTGGGTTTCCTTGTAGAGGAGGCCCACAAACGGGGACTCCAGTTTCATGCCTGGATGAATCCTTACCGCATCTCTACAAGGGCAAGCAAGAACAGTTCTTTTGCTGAACTTGACACCAAAATTCCGGTAGCGTGGACTAAGGACTATAACAAAATCCGCATCTACAACCCCGCCATGCCCGAAGTGCAGACCCGTATTATGGATATCGTCAAAGAAATCATAACCAAATACGATGTAGACGGCATCCATATGGATGATTATTTCTACCCTTCGCTGGAAGAAGGCGAAAGCATGAATGATAATGCGGAATATGAGAAATATGGCAAAGACAAGTTTAAGAGTATTGAGGAATTCAGACGAAACAATGTGGATGTAGTGATACAAAACATTCAGAAGGTTATCATAGATACCAAACCCGGCGTGATCTTTTCCGTAAGCCCTGCGGCAAATATAGACAACAATTACAGCAAGCTGTTTGCCGATGTCAGGAAATGGCTGAAAGAAGGGTGGGTGGATGTAATCATTCCTCAATTGTACTTCGCTACGGGGACAGGGAAAAACAGCTTCAACCAGTTTCTTGATCAGTGGATGCAGTATGTCAACCAAACCCATTGCCTGATAGGTTATGGCATTTATAAATTTGGCAGTACCGATCCTGACTACGGCAACGCTTTTCACTCCTCTGCCGACCTGAAGAGCCAGTTCGAATATGCAAGCAAGAAGTCGAAAGTGAACGGCAGTGTTTTGTACAGCATCAAAGATATGGTAGCGAATAAAGTAGGTATCGGAACTGCCATTAAGGAGATATACAAGAAAAAAACGGTAATTCCCTATTTGGGGCGGACAGAGGCGAAATTGCCCTCTACTCCCGTCAAGGTCAGGACGGATGGCGGAAACTTGTCTTGGGAAGCGGTGTCCGGCGCTTATTATGCCGTATACAAAAGCAATGGAGAAGGGAAGTTGGCTACTCTCGTGGGAACTACCAGGGAGACTTCTTTCAAGCTGCCCGGCAAAGGGACTTATTGTGTCACAGCGCTGGATAAAGCCAATGCAGAAAGCAGGATTTCAGAGCTGGTAACTTATTGA
- a CDS encoding UDP-N-acetylmuramoyl-tripeptide--D-alanyl-D-alanine ligase yields the protein MDITALYQIFLGCTGVTTDSRNCPKGSLFIALKGDNFNGNAFAAKALEAGSAYAIVDEADYVPAGDTHYILVDNSLRTLQQLANYHRRRLGTRIIGITGTNGKTTTKELISAVLSRKYNILYTQGNLNNPIGVPLTLLRLQAEHDLGIVEMGASHPGDIKELVEIAEPDYGIITNVGKGHLEGFGSFEGVIRTKGELYDYLRQKGDSTIFIHQDNPYLTKLAWGLNPISYGEQDGLYVNGHVTGNSPYLIFEWKSGKEGSLHEVHTRLIGEYNLSNALAAVTIGCFFGVEPEKIDQALNEYEPRNNRSQLKKTADNTLIIDAYNANPTSMLASISNFHNMQAGQKMLILGDMRELGKDSPEEHQKIVDYLEKCDFKDVALVGELFAATRHNYPTYPDAPALITELQKNKPCGKTILIKGSNGIKLNTVVDYL from the coding sequence ATGGATATTACTGCTCTTTATCAGATATTTCTCGGTTGCACCGGTGTCACTACCGATAGCCGTAACTGCCCCAAAGGCTCATTATTCATTGCTTTAAAAGGCGACAACTTCAATGGTAACGCCTTTGCAGCCAAAGCGCTGGAAGCCGGAAGCGCCTACGCAATTGTAGATGAAGCCGACTATGTTCCTGCCGGAGATACACATTATATATTAGTGGATAATAGCCTGCGCACCCTGCAACAGTTGGCCAATTATCACCGCCGCCGGCTGGGTACGCGTATCATTGGCATTACAGGAACCAACGGCAAGACAACTACCAAAGAGCTTATATCCGCCGTATTGTCCCGGAAATATAACATACTGTACACGCAAGGAAATCTGAATAATCCGATAGGTGTGCCACTCACCCTCCTCCGCCTGCAAGCAGAACATGACCTCGGAATTGTAGAAATGGGAGCCAGCCACCCCGGAGACATCAAGGAACTGGTAGAAATAGCCGAACCCGACTATGGGATTATCACCAACGTAGGAAAAGGACATTTAGAGGGGTTCGGTTCTTTTGAAGGTGTCATCCGTACTAAAGGCGAGTTATACGATTACCTGCGTCAAAAAGGTGACTCCACAATCTTTATTCATCAGGACAATCCTTACCTCACAAAATTAGCTTGGGGACTGAATCCGATAAGCTACGGAGAGCAAGATGGCTTGTACGTCAACGGACACGTCACCGGTAATTCTCCCTACCTTATTTTTGAGTGGAAATCCGGAAAAGAAGGCAGCCTCCATGAAGTGCACACCCGGCTGATTGGCGAATATAACTTATCCAATGCACTTGCCGCCGTTACTATCGGATGTTTCTTTGGAGTGGAACCGGAAAAAATAGACCAAGCTCTCAATGAGTATGAACCCCGGAACAACCGTTCGCAACTAAAAAAGACCGCAGACAACACCCTGATTATCGATGCCTATAATGCTAACCCTACAAGCATGCTGGCATCCATCAGTAATTTTCACAATATGCAGGCCGGACAAAAGATGCTGATATTGGGAGATATGCGCGAATTAGGCAAAGACAGTCCCGAAGAACATCAAAAGATAGTGGACTATCTGGAAAAGTGCGACTTTAAAGATGTGGCGTTGGTAGGCGAATTATTTGCGGCAACCCGCCACAACTATCCCACCTATCCCGATGCCCCGGCTTTGATAACCGAGCTCCAAAAGAATAAGCCTTGTGGAAAAACAATTCTGATTAAAGGTTCAAACGGAATAAAGCTGAATACCGTAGTCGATTATCTTTAG
- a CDS encoding sodium-dependent transporter produces the protein MTRNERANFGSKLGVILASAGSAVGLGNIWRFPFETGNHGGAAFILIYLVCVLILGIPIMIAEFLIGRHSRANTAGAYHKLAPGTQWRWVGRMGVLAGFLILGYYSVVAGWTLEFIGEAATNSFAGKSAAEFISSFNGFVSNPWRPIIWLIMFLLATHFIIVKGVEKGIEKSAKIMMPMLFILLIVLAICSISLPGAGAGIEFLLKPDFSKVDGNVFLGAMGQAFFSLSLGMGCLCTYASYFRNDTNLPKTAFNVAGIDTLVAILAGFIIFPAAFSVGIQPDAGPSLLFITLPNVFQQAFGDIPWLAIALSLMFYILLALAALTSTISLHEVVTAYLHEEFKFTRKKAARLVTAGCIILGVLCSLSLGVGKNYTIFGLNLFDLFDFLTAKIMLPLGGLFISIFTGWYLDKKIVWEEVSNNGTLNIHIYKLLIFILKFIAPIGIALIFINELGFLK, from the coding sequence ATGACAAGAAATGAAAGAGCTAACTTTGGGAGTAAACTAGGTGTCATACTTGCCTCAGCCGGTTCTGCAGTTGGTTTGGGAAATATCTGGAGATTCCCCTTCGAGACAGGTAATCATGGTGGCGCAGCTTTCATACTGATATATCTGGTTTGCGTACTTATCTTGGGCATACCTATCATGATAGCTGAATTTCTTATCGGACGCCATTCGCGTGCCAACACAGCCGGAGCCTACCACAAACTGGCGCCGGGCACCCAATGGCGTTGGGTAGGACGAATGGGCGTATTAGCAGGTTTTCTCATTTTAGGCTATTATTCGGTAGTGGCCGGCTGGACTTTAGAATTCATAGGAGAAGCCGCAACCAATAGTTTTGCCGGTAAATCCGCCGCGGAGTTTATTTCTTCTTTCAACGGGTTTGTCAGCAATCCATGGCGCCCTATTATCTGGCTGATAATGTTCTTGTTAGCAACACACTTCATCATCGTGAAAGGAGTGGAAAAAGGCATTGAAAAGTCAGCCAAGATAATGATGCCCATGCTATTTATCCTACTAATAGTACTCGCCATCTGTTCCATATCATTACCCGGCGCAGGAGCAGGCATCGAATTTCTACTGAAACCGGACTTCAGTAAAGTGGACGGCAACGTGTTTTTAGGGGCAATGGGACAAGCATTCTTTTCACTCAGCCTTGGTATGGGATGTCTCTGTACATATGCTTCTTATTTCAGAAACGACACCAACCTACCTAAAACGGCATTCAATGTGGCAGGTATCGATACGCTGGTTGCCATACTTGCAGGATTTATCATCTTCCCTGCTGCATTCTCCGTCGGTATTCAGCCGGATGCAGGACCGAGCTTGCTATTCATCACCCTGCCCAATGTCTTTCAGCAGGCATTCGGTGATATACCCTGGCTGGCTATTGCCTTGTCGCTCATGTTCTATATTCTGCTGGCACTCGCAGCATTAACCTCCACAATCTCTTTACATGAGGTGGTAACGGCCTATCTGCACGAAGAATTCAAGTTTACACGAAAGAAAGCAGCCCGGTTAGTTACAGCCGGCTGTATCATACTGGGAGTATTATGTTCACTGTCGCTAGGCGTAGGAAAGAATTACACAATTTTCGGTCTTAACTTATTCGATTTGTTCGACTTCCTCACTGCTAAAATCATGTTACCTTTGGGTGGGCTCTTCATCTCAATCTTTACCGGTTGGTATTTGGACAAAAAGATTGTTTGGGAAGAAGTCAGCAACAACGGCACTCTGAATATACATATCTACAAATTGCTAATCTTTATTCTTAAATTTATTGCTCCAATAGGTATCGCACTCATTTTCATCAACGAATTGGGCTTCCTTAAATAG
- a CDS encoding helix-hairpin-helix domain-containing protein, whose product MKNPFKDFLYFSRGERRGILVLIIGIIVIFLSGYIYSFQQNNRALSDKEIQLQVAALREYDHFINSMREQDKNVHSHFDKFPKHKKKTIILAPFDPNHADSTAFCRLGLPSWMAKNILLYRSKGGKFRKTEDFKKIYGLTEEQYRALAPYIYFTAEDTIRETASLYHPAPPQKDSIYKYPAGTVLDLNNADTTELKKIPGIGSGIARLIVGYRKRLGGFYKIEQLEEVHLDYHQLQAWFTVAPSEIRRINLNHAGIERLCYHPYINFYQAKAFVEYRRKRGELHNLKPFALYEEFTKSDLERLSHYVCFE is encoded by the coding sequence ATGAAGAACCCATTCAAAGACTTTTTATACTTTTCCCGGGGAGAAAGACGGGGCATCCTTGTTCTTATCATAGGAATCATCGTCATCTTTCTCTCCGGGTATATTTATTCTTTCCAACAAAACAACCGGGCACTTTCCGATAAAGAGATCCAATTGCAAGTCGCCGCTTTGAGAGAATACGACCACTTTATCAACAGCATGCGCGAACAAGACAAAAACGTTCACAGCCATTTCGACAAATTCCCCAAACATAAAAAAAAGACAATTATATTGGCCCCTTTTGATCCTAACCATGCAGACTCCACTGCTTTCTGCCGGTTGGGTCTCCCCTCATGGATGGCAAAAAACATACTGCTCTACCGGAGCAAAGGAGGGAAGTTTCGCAAAACGGAGGACTTCAAAAAGATATACGGACTAACAGAAGAACAATATCGTGCATTAGCCCCTTACATCTATTTTACAGCAGAAGATACCATAAGGGAAACAGCCTCCCTATATCATCCTGCACCACCCCAAAAAGACAGCATCTATAAATATCCGGCAGGCACAGTGCTCGATCTAAACAATGCCGATACTACTGAACTGAAGAAGATTCCCGGCATAGGAAGTGGCATAGCCCGATTGATAGTTGGCTACCGGAAACGCTTAGGCGGTTTTTACAAGATAGAGCAATTAGAAGAGGTTCATCTGGATTATCACCAATTACAAGCATGGTTCACTGTTGCTCCCTCGGAAATCCGACGCATCAATCTAAACCACGCCGGCATAGAGCGCCTTTGCTACCACCCCTATATAAACTTCTACCAAGCAAAAGCATTTGTGGAATACCGCAGAAAAAGAGGTGAACTTCATAATCTTAAGCCATTCGCCCTCTACGAAGAATTCACAAAGAGCGATTTAGAACGGCTCTCCCACTATGTTTGTTTTGAATAA
- a CDS encoding VanZ family protein, producing the protein MLYYIKKYPVSLAVILTVIYLSFFKPPTTELGTIPNLDKVVHICMYFGMSGMLWLEFLRAHRKDHTPIWHAWVGAFICPVLFSGIVELLQEYCTTYRGGDWLDFAANTTGAVLASLAACLVLKPRMKR; encoded by the coding sequence ATGCTATATTATATTAAGAAATATCCGGTATCGCTCGCAGTAATACTTACTGTCATTTATCTGTCATTTTTCAAACCGCCTACGACTGAGCTGGGCACTATTCCGAATCTTGACAAGGTGGTGCATATTTGCATGTATTTCGGTATGTCCGGGATGTTGTGGTTGGAGTTCCTGCGGGCACACCGAAAGGATCATACTCCTATATGGCATGCTTGGGTGGGCGCATTTATCTGTCCGGTGCTGTTTAGCGGAATAGTGGAATTGTTGCAGGAGTATTGCACTACTTATCGTGGCGGTGATTGGCTGGACTTTGCAGCCAATACCACCGGAGCTGTTCTGGCATCATTGGCAGCTTGTCTGGTTTTGAAGCCGCGAATGAAACGATGA
- a CDS encoding aspartate-semialdehyde dehydrogenase: MKVAIVGASGAVGQEFLRVLDERNFPLDELVLFGSKRSAGTKYTFRGKQIEVKLLQHNDDFKGVDIAFTSAGAGTSKEFAETITKYGAVMIDNSSAFRMDTDVPLVVPEVNAADSKDRPRGIIANPNCTTIQMVVALKAIEQLSHIKTVHVSTYQAASGAGAAAMDELYEQYRQVLAGHPVTVEKFAYQLAFNLIPQIDVFTENGYTKEEMKMYNETRKIMHSDIKVSATCVRVPALRSHSESIWVETERPVSVEEAREAFANGEGLVLMDNPAEKEYPMPLFLAGKDPVYVGRIRKDLSNDCGLTFWIVGDQIKKGAALNAVQIAEYLIKENALKD, from the coding sequence ATGAAAGTAGCTATTGTTGGAGCAAGCGGAGCCGTAGGACAAGAATTCCTGCGAGTGCTCGATGAAAGGAATTTCCCGTTGGACGAGTTAGTGTTGTTCGGTTCTAAACGCAGCGCCGGCACCAAATATACCTTCCGCGGTAAACAGATCGAGGTTAAACTCTTGCAACACAACGATGACTTTAAAGGGGTTGATATCGCTTTCACTTCCGCAGGCGCAGGCACCTCTAAAGAGTTCGCCGAAACCATTACCAAGTACGGAGCTGTAATGATTGACAACTCCAGTGCTTTCCGTATGGATACCGATGTGCCTTTGGTTGTTCCTGAGGTAAATGCTGCCGACTCTAAAGATCGTCCGCGCGGTATTATCGCCAACCCTAACTGTACTACGATCCAAATGGTAGTGGCACTGAAAGCCATCGAACAGCTTTCTCATATAAAGACCGTACACGTATCCACCTATCAGGCTGCCAGCGGTGCAGGCGCCGCTGCGATGGACGAGCTATACGAACAATACCGCCAAGTATTAGCCGGCCATCCGGTTACCGTTGAAAAATTCGCCTACCAATTGGCATTCAACCTGATTCCCCAAATCGACGTGTTCACTGAAAACGGATATACCAAAGAGGAAATGAAGATGTACAACGAAACCCGTAAGATTATGCACTCCGACATTAAAGTCAGTGCAACCTGTGTTCGTGTACCCGCCCTCCGTTCTCACTCGGAAAGCATCTGGGTAGAGACAGAACGTCCTGTTTCCGTAGAAGAAGCCCGCGAAGCCTTTGCTAACGGTGAAGGTCTTGTACTGATGGACAACCCGGCAGAGAAAGAATATCCGATGCCGCTGTTCCTTGCAGGAAAAGACCCTGTATACGTAGGACGCATCCGCAAAGACCTCAGCAATGACTGCGGACTCACTTTCTGGATTGTAGGTGACCAGATCAAGAAAGGTGCTGCACTGAACGCCGTTCAGATAGCGGAATACCTGATCAAGGAGAATGCACTGAAAGATTAG
- a CDS encoding cation:proton antiporter: MDWFNLSLTLPVTDPTWIFLLVLLIILFAPILLNKLRIPHIIGMILAGLVIGEHGFNILVRDSSFELFGKVGLYYIMFLAGLEMNMGDFKKNRGKAVMLGLLAFIIPIGIGLVTNMMLLKYSLVTSVLLASMYASHTLVAYPIVIRYGVSRHRSVSIAVGGTAVTDTLTLLVLAVVGGLFKGESGGLFWLWLVIKVVFLGALIMYSFPRIGRWFFRRYDDNVMQFIFVLAMVFLGAGLMEFVGMEGILGAFLAGLVLNRLIPHVSPLMNHLEFVGNALFIPYFLIGVGMLIDIHVIFGQGDALKVAAVMITVALVGKWIASWLTQKIYKMAPIERELMFGLSNAQAAATLAAVLVGYNIILPGGERLLNEDVLNGTVLLILVTCVVSSFITERAARKIAMCEAHLEEERTVEAERILIPIANPDTIEYLMNLSLLIRDTKQKDNLLALNVINDNNTSEGLELRGKRYLEKAAMITASADVPLRQITRYDLNIASGIIHTAKEYEVTDVIIGLHRKVNIVDSFFGMLAENLLKGLHREVMIAKFLIPINTIRRIIIAVPPKAEYEAGFQKWVEHFCRMGGTLGCRVHFFANEETTVRLQALVKKKYGQTLTDFSRLDDWGDLLILTGQVNYDHLLVVISARRGSISYDSSFERLPAQLGKYFSNNSLIVLYPDQLGEPQDAVSFSNPRNEAQHYEKVGKWVYKWFKES; encoded by the coding sequence ATGGACTGGTTCAATCTCAGTTTAACACTTCCTGTAACCGACCCTACATGGATATTTCTCCTTGTACTCCTTATCATATTGTTTGCGCCTATACTACTGAATAAACTGCGTATTCCGCATATCATCGGTATGATTCTGGCAGGTTTGGTGATTGGTGAACATGGTTTCAATATCTTGGTGCGTGATAGCAGTTTCGAACTGTTTGGTAAAGTTGGGCTTTACTATATCATGTTTTTGGCGGGGCTGGAGATGAATATGGGGGACTTTAAGAAAAACCGCGGTAAGGCTGTGATGCTGGGGCTGCTGGCTTTTATTATCCCGATTGGCATAGGTCTGGTTACCAACATGATGCTGTTGAAATATAGTCTTGTGACGTCTGTCTTGCTGGCAAGTATGTATGCCTCGCACACTTTAGTGGCTTATCCGATTGTTATCCGTTACGGTGTGTCTCGTCATCGCAGCGTGAGCATTGCTGTGGGGGGGACAGCGGTGACAGATACGCTTACCTTGTTGGTACTGGCTGTGGTGGGCGGTCTGTTCAAAGGAGAGTCCGGAGGATTATTCTGGTTATGGCTGGTGATAAAGGTGGTGTTTCTTGGGGCTTTGATCATGTATTCGTTTCCACGTATCGGACGCTGGTTCTTCCGTCGTTACGATGACAATGTGATGCAGTTTATTTTTGTACTTGCCATGGTCTTTCTGGGCGCCGGCTTAATGGAGTTTGTGGGAATGGAAGGCATTTTGGGAGCATTCTTGGCCGGACTGGTCTTGAATCGTCTGATACCGCATGTCTCTCCGTTGATGAATCATTTGGAGTTTGTGGGCAATGCTCTCTTCATACCCTATTTTCTGATAGGAGTGGGCATGCTGATTGACATACATGTAATATTTGGACAGGGTGACGCTTTGAAAGTGGCTGCCGTTATGATTACTGTGGCACTGGTGGGTAAATGGATTGCTTCCTGGCTGACACAGAAAATCTATAAAATGGCTCCCATAGAACGTGAGTTGATGTTTGGTCTGAGTAATGCGCAGGCTGCAGCTACGCTGGCGGCAGTGCTGGTAGGATATAACATTATCTTGCCCGGCGGCGAACGTTTGCTGAATGAAGACGTGCTGAACGGTACGGTATTATTGATTCTTGTTACTTGCGTAGTAAGTTCTTTTATCACTGAAAGGGCGGCTCGTAAGATAGCCATGTGTGAAGCGCATTTGGAAGAAGAACGTACGGTTGAGGCGGAAAGGATACTTATTCCGATAGCAAATCCGGATACGATTGAATATCTGATGAATTTGTCTTTGTTGATACGCGATACCAAACAGAAAGATAACTTGCTGGCATTGAATGTGATCAATGACAATAATACTTCCGAAGGCTTGGAACTTCGCGGTAAGAGGTATTTAGAAAAGGCAGCTATGATTACTGCTTCCGCCGACGTACCTTTACGACAGATTACCCGGTATGATTTGAATATTGCTTCGGGCATTATCCATACGGCGAAAGAATATGAGGTAACCGATGTGATTATTGGTTTGCACCGCAAGGTTAATATTGTGGACTCTTTCTTTGGTATGCTTGCCGAGAACTTGTTGAAGGGTTTGCATCGTGAAGTGATGATTGCTAAATTCCTGATTCCGATTAATACAATAAGGCGAATTATCATAGCCGTTCCTCCCAAAGCAGAGTATGAAGCTGGATTCCAAAAATGGGTGGAACATTTTTGCCGGATGGGAGGTACATTGGGTTGCCGGGTGCATTTCTTTGCAAATGAAGAGACAACCGTCCGGTTGCAGGCATTGGTGAAGAAGAAATACGGGCAGACCTTAACGGACTTTTCCCGTTTGGATGATTGGGGAGATTTGTTGATCCTGACAGGCCAGGTAAATTATGACCATTTACTGGTGGTGATAAGTGCGCGTAGAGGCTCTATCTCTTACGATAGTTCTTTTGAAAGGCTACCGGCTCAGTTGGGCAAATATTTCTCCAATAATAGTTTGATTGTGCTCTATCCTGACCAGCTGGGCGAGCCCCAAGATGCTGTTTCTTTTTCTAATCCGCGTAATGAGGCGCAGCATTACGAGAAAGTGGGCAAGTGGGTATATAAGTGGTTTAAGGAGAGCTGA